In one window of Mesoplodon densirostris isolate mMesDen1 chromosome 4, mMesDen1 primary haplotype, whole genome shotgun sequence DNA:
- the FBXL22 gene encoding F-box and leucine-rich protein 22: MHITQLNRECLLHLFSFLDKDSRKNLARTCPQLQDVFEDPALWPVLHFRSLTELKKDNFLLSPALRSLSICWHSSRVQVCSIEDWLKSALQRSICSGHESLVSDFLLQVCDRCPNLASVTLSGCGHVTDDCLARLLRSCPRLRALRLENCARVTNRTLTAVAAHGRALQTLHVDFCRNVSAAGLRRLRAACPRLTLRAEHSAAMIPDQPQRGLRSPGAALRKQLLR, from the exons ATGCACATCACCCAGCTCAACCGCGAGTGCCTCCTACACCTCTTCTCCTTTCTGGACAAGGACAGCAGGAAGAACCTTGCCAGGACCTGCCCCCAGCTCCAGGACGTGTTTGAGGACCCCGCACTCTGGCCCGTGCTGCACTTTCGTTCCCTCACAGAACTCAAGAAGGACAACTTCCTCCTGAGCCCGGCGCTCAGGAGCCTCTCCATCTGCTGGCACTCCAGCCGCGTGCAGGTGTGCAGCATCGAGGACTGGCTCAAGAGCGCCCTCCAGAGGAGCATCTGCAGCGGGCACGAGAGCCTAGTCAGTGATTTCCTCCTCCAGGTGTGCGACAG GTGCCCCAACCTGGCATCCGTCACGCTGTCGGGCTGCGGCCACGTCACCGACGACTGCCTGGCGCGTCTGCTGCGCTCCTGCCCGCGCCTGCGCGCGCTGCGCCTGGAGAACTGCGCGCGCGTCACCAACCGCACGCTAACGGCCGTGGCGGCGCACGGGCGGGCGCTGCAGACGCTGCACGTGGACTTCTGCCGCAACGTGAGCGCGGCCGGCCTGCGCCGCCTGCGCGCCGCGTGCCCGCGCCTGACTCTGCGCGCCGAGCACAGCGCGGCCATGATCCCCGATCAGCCCCAGCGTGGCCTGCGTTCGCCCGGCGCTGCCCTCCGCAAGCAGCTTCTTCGCTAA